TTGCGGGCCATGACCACGGACATCAAGGAGGGCGCCACCCTTACCGACGCCTTCCGCAGGCATCCCAAGGTCTTCAACAGCCTCTACTGCAGCCTGATCCATGCCGGCGAGCTGTCCGGCACCCTGCCGGAGATCCTGGAGCGGATCACCTTCATCCTCGACCACGAGCACAAGGTCCGGGAGGATGTGAAGAGCGCTCTCGCCTATCCCAAGATGGTGGTCTTCGCCCTGGGCGGCGCCTTCTTCTTCCTGCTCACCTTCGTCATCCCCAAGTTCGCGGGCGTGTTCGCCAGCGCCGGCCTCGAGCTGCCCGCCCCCACCAGGCTGTGCATCTGGCTCTACCAGGTGCTCAAGGCCTATTGGCCGGTCCTCATCGGCGCGGCAACCGCGGCCTTCTTCGCCCTGCGCGCCTTCTTTGCCACCCCCCAGGGCGCCTTTCTCCGGGACCACACCGTGCTGCGGCTGCCGGTTCTGGGCCCCTTGTTCGTCAAGACCGCCATGAGCCGGTTCTCCAGCATCCTGTCCATCCTCATGAAGAGCGGGGTCAGCATCCTGGATGCCATCAGGATCATCTCCGCCGCCATCGGCAACGCCGCCATCGCCCGGGAGTTCGACCGCCTCAAGCACCTCATGGAGGAGGGCCGCGGCATCGCCGGTCCCCTGCGGGAGGCCAAGTTCTTCACCCCGATGGTCATCAACATGATCGCGGTGGGCGAGGAGTCCGGCTCCCTGGAGGACATGCTCCAGGAGGTCTCCCACCATTACGACGAGGAGGTGGGCTACGCCACCAAGGCCCTGTCCGACGTCATCGGCCCGGTGCTGGTGGTGGGGCTGACCGCGGTGGTGGGCTTCTTTGCCCTGGCCATCTTCCTGCCCATGTGGGACCTCACCAAGATGGCCAAGTGAGCGATTTCTTCGGCCAGGGCGGCGCGGCTGCCGGCTCTTCCTGGCGCACCCTGCCGATGACGGCGCTGATCAGGCACGGCGGCGGCCCTGGGGCCGACTCGGTGGCCCGGCAGGGAGCCATGGATCACGGCGCTGGGGGAGGCCTACGGACGGCAGCCGGGTCGGGCGGGGGGCTCAGTCGGCCACGGTGCGGCGCACCAGGTCCCGGAAGGCCTCCAAAGAGGCGATGACCACCGCTCGCTTGTGCAGGGTGTGCAAGGTCTCTTCCCGCTCCACCTTGTCCAGCTCAAGGAGCACCACCGCCGGAACCGCCTCGAAGCGGGCCTCCAGGACATCGATGATGCTCCGGCGCAAGGCGCTCAGGGTGCGCCGCTGCCCCTGCTCCAAGGTCGCCGGCAGATCAAAAAGCCCCGCAAAGTCCAGAGGATGCACCCATGTGCTCCGGCCGTGGTAGAAGATGAGCAGGATGATGGGCACAAAGGGTGCGTGCGTAGTGGACGGCTCTCAGGCCGGCATGGCGGGCAGGTAGGCCACCGGTGCCAGGCTCAGCAGGAGCTGGGCCATCTCGCGACCCTCCCTGGTCTCGTAGAAGGTGAGCATCGTCCGGTTGAATTCCAGGGCCTTGGCCGCCGGCACACTGATGGGTGGATGGCCGGCCGACATGATGATTCCGTTCATCATCAGGCGCGATGTCCGCTTGTTGCCGTCGAAAAAGAACTGCGACAGGGACCCGAAGAGGAAGAAGTTGATGCCCTTGAGGAACGGACAGGTGATGCGGTCAAGCTCCGCCAGCCCGCCAGCAAACAGCTCGTCCAGGGCCGCGGCCGGCGGCGGCTCGTGACGGCTGCCCGCAATCCGCACCGCCCCGTCCCGGAACACCCCCCAGGTCAAGGCCTCCTCCCGGGCCACCAGGGCGTGCAGCTCGCAGAAGGTCTCCTTGTCGAGAGCGAAGCGGCCCGACCCCACCAGCTCGATAAGCCGCCGCCAGCTGGCGGCCTGGTTGAGCACCAGGCTCTGATCCGCCAGCCGGTGTCCCCCCACGGTGATCCCCTCCAGCAGGGTCTGCACCTCCGGGAAGGTGTACGGGCTGTCTTCCAGCGCCGCAGTGTCGTAGACGATCTCGGCAAAAAGCTTGCGGGCCACGAAGCAGGCCCGCCGCACATCCGGCGCCGCCGCCGGCTGCACGACGCCCCGTGCCGGCACAAAGCCCAGGGGATTCATGACCGGGCTCCCGATCACTGCAGCCGCTCGGCAAGCTCGGATTGCAGGGCCGGATAGCGGCTGAACCGGGCCCGGAGATCCGCCAGCCAGCGGGCACCGGCGGGGCTCCTGTCCAGAGCGGCACAGGCCGCAGTCAGCTCCGCTGCATGGCCGTAAGTTCTCCGTCTCTTGGCGCCGGTGACCCCGGCCACCCGCTGCTCGGCCGCCTGGCGCATCGCTCCGAGCACAAGGGCGCGGGTCTCGGCATCGGCGGTTTCGGCAACGCCAGCCAGACGCAGAACCTCCAGGGCCGAAGGCGTCGCCAGCTGGGGCTCGCCGGCATCGCCCGGCCACCAGCCAGGATCGCCGTGGAAGCCCTCCCACCCCCGCATGTCTTTTGCGGCATCGCCGGCAAGGATCCGCTCAAACGCCCAGAACAGAAGGTGCCCGGGATGCTCCGGGTAAGACCAGCCCAGACCCGGTGCCTGCGCCAGCAGCCGGGCGGCCCCCCGGATATCACCGGCCAGCACCCGGAGAAAGCTCGCCTGGCGGGCATCGGCCCTGGGGCACGCCTTCAAGGCCTGGGCCGCGGCCGCCCGGACCTCCGCCGGCCCCGGCAGCGAGCCGAGCCAACGGCACAGACGAATCAGGCTGGGGGCCTTGCGCCACCCATCCTCCAGCCGGGCCGACTGGTCGTCGAGGCCCAGCTCCTGGGCCGCCAGGGCCGCCCCGTCGAGAAACTCCCCGCGCCGGTGCTCCTCGCGGACCAGGGACGCCGCCTCCTCGAAGGCCCGCAAGGCGGCCCGCCACTCCCTGGCCTCCAGCAGGCTCCTGCACCAGGCGCGCAAATCGTCGGCCTTTCCCGTGGCACGGGCTATCCTGGCCAGGCCGTCCACCCCCTCCAGACGCTGCACCGCCTCCCGCAGCCAGCGGGCCAGGTCGGGTGACCAGTCCAGCCCGCCGATGGCGGTGTATTGCTCCAGAACATCCCGCCACCGGGGCAGAAACTCGGCAAGACCGGGCAGCGGCTCCACCGCCACCCTTTCCATCTCCCGCAAGGGCTCACCGACAAAGCCGATGCCGCTCACCTCGCTGTAGGCCTCCATCAGTGCCCGGGCCCGCTCCTCGGGCTCGGTGGTCATGTACACCGCGACCAGGTACTGCACCGTACAGTCCGTCTCATCGGTGCTCAGCACCTCGCCAATCAGCTCGTGCTGGCCGAGGTCGATCTCGCCCTCGTTGAGCGGCGGCAGGAGGGCCTGGAAGATCGTCCGGGCATCCCCATACCGCCGGTTGAGAAAGGCGGCTCCCCCCTGGCGCAGATGAAAATCGACCTCCTCCGGGTCAGCGTAGCCCCGGCGCTCAGCCGCTGCGGCAAAGGCCGCCACTGCCGCCACCTCAGCCGCCCCCGGGCCGGCTGGCGCCCAGCCGGATCCCGCCCGGGCAGCCCGCTCCACGAGGTTGTTGACGAGAAGGCCTCGGATCCGGCCATCCAGCTGCGGCAGGAGGTCACGGATCAGACCCCGCAGCTGGTCAGCATCCACAGCCGCCAGGGCCGCCTCCAGATCGGCTGCCTCGGACCCTGCCACTGCCTTGTATCGTCTTCCCATCACCCCAGCCTCCACCACCGCCCCGGCACCCCGGTCACAAAGCGGTCGTCCATGTTGCCGCGCTCCCTTGCCACTTGCCGGCTCCCACTAGACACGAAGAACGGACTTGCCGTCAAGCCAAAGGCCGCCCGGGGGTCGCCGGCCC
This portion of the Thermodesulfobacteriota bacterium genome encodes:
- a CDS encoding type II secretion system F family protein, with the protein product MPQFAYKAINDRGATIQGVVEAESVAAAQNILAGQGLFPTSVGKARGDGGSGGMAGGLFAKKVGTPELLLFTKQIRTMIRAGISITQVLEILEAQTENATLRQTLRAMTTDIKEGATLTDAFRRHPKVFNSLYCSLIHAGELSGTLPEILERITFILDHEHKVREDVKSALAYPKMVVFALGGAFFFLLTFVIPKFAGVFASAGLELPAPTRLCIWLYQVLKAYWPVLIGAATAAFFALRAFFATPQGAFLRDHTVLRLPVLGPLFVKTAMSRFSSILSILMKSGVSILDAIRIISAAIGNAAIAREFDRLKHLMEEGRGIAGPLREAKFFTPMVINMIAVGEESGSLEDMLQEVSHHYDEEVGYATKALSDVIGPVLVVGLTAVVGFFALAIFLPMWDLTKMAK
- a CDS encoding Fic family protein; the encoded protein is MNPLGFVPARGVVQPAAAPDVRRACFVARKLFAEIVYDTAALEDSPYTFPEVQTLLEGITVGGHRLADQSLVLNQAASWRRLIELVGSGRFALDKETFCELHALVAREEALTWGVFRDGAVRIAGSRHEPPPAAALDELFAGGLAELDRITCPFLKGINFFLFGSLSQFFFDGNKRTSRLMMNGIIMSAGHPPISVPAAKALEFNRTMLTFYETREGREMAQLLLSLAPVAYLPAMPA